CTCCGAGCTTTTACGGTGCTTCCATTGCACCTTAAAAGTTCGTACCGTCTTATTATTTACTTTCCTCAACTCTTCTTCCACAATAGCAACCGGTTCCTCCACATAAGTTAACTTCTTGTCTAATTCTATTTCATGCAAAGGAACACATGTTGCATCATCAATAAGACATTTTCGGAGTTGAGACACATGAAAAGTATTATGAATTCGGGATAATTCTTCCGGTAACTCCAACTGGTATGCTAATTTACCAACTCGGGCTATAATTCGAAATGGGCCTATAAACCGTGGACTTAATTTTCCACGTTTACGAAATCTTAGCAAACCCTTCCTTGGAGATACCTTTAACATGACTTGATCACCAACCGCAAATTCAATAGGTCTTCTCCTAACATCGGCATATGATTTTTGTCTATCTTGAGCGGCCTTGAGTTTTTCATGAATTTCATCTATCCTTTGAGTAGTTTCAAGCACTACATCGGTTCCACCTAATTCTCGTTGTCctacttctccccaacaaatggGAGTTCGACATCTTCTACCATATAGCATTTCATACAGAGGCATTTTTATGCTAGCATGGTAACTATTATTAGGATTCGGCTAAAGGTAAATGCACATCCCATGACCCTCCAAAATCAATAATACATGCACGCAACATGTCCTCTAATGTTTGAATGGTTCTTTCACTTTGCCCGTCCGTTTGATGATGATACGCGGTACTAAAATATAACTTAGTacccatatcttcatgaaatttCTTCCAAAAATGAGAAGTGAATCTTGTATCTCTATCTGAGACAATGGAGATAGGAATGCCATTCCGGGATACAACTTCCTTTACATATATATCGGCTAGCACTTCGGAAGATGATGACTCGCGAATGGGTAAAAATAAAGCACTTTTTGTCAATCGATCCACAATTACCCATATAGCATCAAATTGATGCTTAGGAGTCTTGGGAAGTTTGGTGATAAAATCCATAATCAAGTGTTCCCATTTCCATTGAGGAATGTCAAGCGGTTGAAGCTTCCCATATGGTTTTTGATGTTCCGCTTTAACTTGCAAACAAGTTAAACATCTTTCCACATACTTGACTATATCACGTTTCATACCCGGCCACCAATAATCAACTTTCAAATCATGATACATTTTCGTTGCACCGGGATGAATGGAATATTTGGACTTATGTGCTTCATCAAGGAGAGTTTCTTTTAAAGTACATGAAAATGGAATCCAAGTTCTTCCATAACAAGTCATGAGAAATCTTTAGAGAAATGTTCTAATTGCCCTTTAATTCTCTCTTGTTTAGGGTCATGTTGTAATGCTTCTTCTTGTGCTTCTTTTATACGCTCCATGAAGTCATTGGTAATCATTACCCACAAGGGTGAAACACGAATTGAAAAATGAGAACTTTTTCTACTCAAAGCATCGGCTACCACATTAgcctttccgggatgatatAAAATTTCATAATCATAGTCCTTTAACAAATCTAACCACCTCCGTTGACGGTTATTTAGATCACATTTTTCAAAGAAATATTTAAGGCTCTTATGATCGGAATAAATGGAAAATTTAACGCCATACACATAATGACGCCaaatttttaatgcaaaaacaaCCGCCGCAAGCTCCAAATCATGAACGGGATAAGACTTctcattaatttttaattgtcTTGATGCATAAGCTATGACTCGCCCTCTTTGCATGAGAACACACCCAAGACCATTAAATGAAGCATCACAATATACCACAAAATCTTCAATCCCATCCGGTAAAGTAAGAATGGGAGCTTGACTCAAGTTTTCTTTTAAAGTTTGAAATGCACTTTCTTGCTCACTATTCCAttcaaacttttcatttttccGAGTTAATTTGGTAAGAGGCGAGGCAATCTTGGAAAAATCTTGAATAAAACGCCGGTAATAACCTACCAATCCAAGAAAACTTCGAATTTCAGTTGGGGACCTAAGAGGTTCCCACTTCATAATTGCACTTATCTTCGCCGGATCCACTTTAATTCCATCTTGATTAACTACATGTCCGAGAAATTGTACTTCTcgcaaccaaaattcacatttagaAAACTTTGCATATAACTTTTCTCGACGAAGTGTTTCAAGAATTTCATGAAGATGACTTTCATGATCGGTTTGATTCTtagaataaatcaaaatatcgTCAATAAAAACAATTACGGACTTATCAAGAAAAGGACGACAAACCCGATTCATAAGGTCCATAAAAGCCGCGGGAGCATTAGTcaaaccaaaaggcatgacTAAGAATTCATAATGACCATAACGGGTTCTGAACGCGGTCTTTGGAACATCTTCTTCACAAACTTTAAGTTGGTGAtaacccgaacgaagatcaATCTTGGAGAAATAGGatgctccttgaagttgatcaaagAGATCATCAATGCGAGGCAAAggatatttatttttgatggtAACTTTATTGAGTTCACGGTAGTTAATACACATCCGTAAACTACCatccttctttttaacaaacaaaacGGGAGCACCCCATGGAGAACTACTTGGGCATATAAAACCTTTATCAACAAGTTCTTGGAGTTGATCCATCATTTCTTTCATCTCAGTTGGAGCAAGACGATACGGAGCTTTAGCAATGGGCGTTGCACCCTGAACAAGATCAATCTTAAAATCAATTTGTCTATCGGGAGGTAGACCCGGTAGATCATCGGGAAAAACATCAACAAATTCATTGACAACCGAAATTTCGGATAAGGATTTAGATTCCTTAGTAGGATCAACAATATCAGCAAGAAAGGCTTTACACCCACGCGAAATAAGTCGGCGAGCTCGGGCATAAGTACACAACGGTAACGAATCTTGATTCCTTTCACCATATATGATCATATCTTTACCGTTAGGAGCCTTAAGATGAACACTTTTATCAATACAACAAATATTTGCCTTATGTTGACCGAGCCAATCCGTCCCCAAAATCACATCGAATTCTCCTAAACTCATAGGAATAAGGTTGGCTTTAAAGTTTTCGAAATTTATAGTCAATTTACAATCTAGATACACATTCTTAATCACATAAGTTTTGTCCCCCGCTACTTCCACTAACAAAGGGGATTCAAGGAAAGATAATTGTAAATGAATACAATTAGGGAATCGGGTGGCTACAAAGGAACGGTTTGCTCCCGAATCAAATAAAACTTTAGCGGGAGTATCATAAACAAGAAAGGTACCTGAAACCACATCGGGTGTTTCCTTTGCTTGAGCCACTGAGATTTGGAATGATCTTCCCTTAGGAGTTCCTACTTGTTTTGCTACCTTCTTCTCATTCACCCTTCTTACCTCCGCTTATCTTTCCTCCTCCGACAACAATGGGCAAGCACTTTTCATGTGCCCTTCGTTGAAACAATTAAAGCACACAGTAGGCTTCCTTGGGGCAACTTTACAATCTCGGTTATTGTGACCCGGTTGGCCATAATTAAAGCACCCCTTTTTAGGAGGTAAACGGCAAAATCCATAATGATGTTTTCCATAATTTGTACAAGTAGGAACATTTCTCCTAGAAGAGCTACTCCCTGAGCTTCCACTTGGTCGGAACTTTTTATTCGGAGAATCACTTTGTTCCACCTTCCTCTTCAAAGAGTCTTCATCTGGCATACCTTGTTCAACTTCATGTATCTCGCCACATCCACTAATTGAGTAAATGAATCAACTTGCAATAGAGTAATCTTTTCCCGAATACTCTTGCGAAGCTTTCGATAAAAGTGTTCTTTCAACAATTTGTCATCCATCAAATACTCGGGACAGAATTGGGCTTTATCAAGAAACTGCACCCGGAATTCATTCACATTCATACTTCCTTGGGAGTCATTCATAAACTCGCTTCTAAGTCGAGTCACATCGGCCTCGGATCTAAACTCCTTAAATAAAGCCACTTTGAAATCGGCCCAATCCATCTTTATCATAGCATCTTCTCCTTTCTTCACCATTTCACTATTCTACCACAACTTCGCTCTATCCACCAACATACTTGACCCATAAAGAGTTTTATCTTTCGGGGGAGTCTTTGTAATACGGAACACTCCCTCAATTTCATTCACCCATCTAGTACTTACAATAGGGTCCGGGTCCCCATTGTACTTGGGTGGTTTAGCAATGGTGAAATTTTTTAGGTCATAAGGCTTTTCCATTGTTGGTTTCACTTGAACTTCATGAGTTTGAATTTCCGGTGCTTGATCTTTAGGAAAACGTTTATCAAATTCTTCTTGCACCGATGAAGCcac
The Erigeron canadensis isolate Cc75 chromosome 2, C_canadensis_v1, whole genome shotgun sequence DNA segment above includes these coding regions:
- the LOC122587886 gene encoding uncharacterized protein LOC122587886; the protein is MPLYEMLYGRRCRTPICWGEVGQRELGGTDVVLETTQRIDEIHEKLKAAQDRQKSYADVRRRPIEFAVGDQVMLKVSPRKGLLRFRKRGKLSPRFIGPFRIIARVGKLAYQLELPEELSRIHNTFHVSQLRKCLIDDATCVPLHEIELDKKLTYVEEPVAIVEEELRKVNNKTVRTFKVQWKHRKSSEYTWETEHDMLVYYPSLHMAWITGT